In a genomic window of Holophagaceae bacterium:
- a CDS encoding ABC-F family ATP-binding cassette domain-containing protein: MLASLNHVSLNFGPHEVLKDVTWALEEGECWGLIGRNGAGKSTIFKLLLGQLEADKGTVVRPTKERGIRLGHYAQDLVPETGGTILEETLAAFGDVEKLQHEMRELEHRMSEAGADLDAVMARYQDVTEAFERFDGFSIRARAESILQALGFAQDQFEKPVDALSGGQKSRVMLAKAVLQGQDLLLLDEPTNHLDLPSLRWLEDFVADSAATVVVVSHDRYFLDKTATSILEIELGKSRAYEGNYSEFMEKKEQELELAERHFERQQDYIKKQEEYIRRNIAGQNTKQARGRRTHLAKLERLANPIQDRRKVKFSFPETTRGGDVALVLENASVGWDGDPLYKPLEQLQIKRGQKLGIVGLNGTGKSTLLKAIAGEIQFITGQARLGSQVKIGYFDQHHKNLDPRNNVFQQIHAVNPRAVKQDVMGFLAKFSFRGDEVEKPVTALSGGERARLSIATLIRDGVNLLLLDEPTNHMDIPSMEAMEDTILSFSGAAVVVTHDRYLLGRVADSLLRIHEGQAEFREGGYEENQDWVDLDLTADEPDEEPSPKSQGASPKSQAPSPKPQAPSPKPQDSSKPRLVDKEAQKAFKRLERKAQEAEVKVGELEGKIAALTAEMAAMDPNDWQAFTARLDEQKNLESELAYAMNTWEEAQGALETAKS, from the coding sequence TTGCTCGCTTCCCTGAACCATGTCTCGCTCAACTTCGGCCCCCACGAGGTCCTGAAGGACGTGACCTGGGCGCTGGAAGAAGGCGAGTGCTGGGGCCTCATCGGGCGCAACGGCGCGGGCAAGAGCACGATCTTCAAGCTGCTCCTGGGCCAGTTGGAGGCGGACAAGGGCACCGTGGTGCGGCCCACGAAGGAGCGGGGCATCCGCCTGGGCCACTACGCCCAGGACCTGGTGCCGGAGACCGGCGGGACCATCCTCGAAGAAACCCTCGCGGCCTTCGGCGACGTGGAAAAACTGCAGCACGAGATGCGGGAGCTGGAGCATCGGATGAGCGAAGCCGGCGCGGATCTCGATGCGGTCATGGCCCGCTACCAGGACGTGACCGAAGCCTTCGAGCGCTTCGACGGCTTCAGCATCCGCGCCCGTGCCGAAAGCATTCTGCAGGCGCTGGGCTTCGCCCAGGACCAGTTCGAAAAGCCCGTGGACGCCCTCAGCGGCGGCCAGAAGAGCCGCGTGATGCTTGCCAAGGCCGTGTTGCAGGGCCAGGACCTGCTGTTGCTGGACGAGCCCACCAACCACCTGGATCTGCCCTCGCTGCGATGGCTCGAGGATTTCGTCGCCGACAGCGCCGCGACGGTGGTGGTCGTCTCCCATGACCGCTATTTCCTGGACAAAACGGCCACCAGCATCCTGGAAATCGAACTGGGCAAGAGCCGGGCCTATGAAGGCAACTATTCGGAGTTCATGGAAAAGAAGGAGCAGGAGCTGGAACTGGCCGAGCGCCATTTTGAGCGTCAGCAGGACTACATCAAGAAGCAGGAGGAGTACATCCGCCGCAACATCGCGGGCCAGAACACCAAGCAGGCGCGGGGCCGCCGCACCCATTTGGCCAAGCTTGAGCGCCTGGCGAATCCCATCCAGGACCGGCGGAAAGTGAAGTTTTCGTTCCCGGAAACCACGCGCGGCGGCGACGTGGCGCTGGTGTTGGAGAACGCGAGCGTGGGCTGGGACGGCGATCCGCTGTACAAGCCCTTGGAACAGCTGCAGATCAAGCGCGGCCAGAAGCTCGGCATCGTCGGCCTGAACGGCACCGGCAAGTCCACCCTCCTGAAGGCCATCGCGGGAGAAATCCAGTTCATCACCGGGCAGGCCCGGCTCGGCAGCCAGGTGAAGATCGGCTATTTCGACCAGCACCACAAGAATCTGGACCCCAGGAACAACGTGTTCCAGCAGATCCACGCCGTGAATCCACGCGCGGTGAAGCAGGACGTGATGGGCTTCCTGGCCAAGTTCAGCTTCCGCGGCGACGAGGTGGAAAAGCCGGTCACGGCGCTTTCCGGAGGCGAGCGGGCGCGGCTCAGCATCGCCACGCTTATCCGGGATGGGGTGAACCTGCTGCTGCTGGACGAGCCCACCAACCATATGGACATCCCTTCCATGGAAGCCATGGAGGACACCATCCTGAGCTTCAGCGGCGCCGCGGTGGTGGTGACCCACGACCGCTACCTGCTGGGCCGCGTGGCCGACAGCCTGCTGCGCATCCACGAAGGCCAGGCTGAATTCCGCGAGGGCGGCTATGAGGAGAATCAGGACTGGGTGGACCTGGACCTCACGGCGGATGAACCCGACGAGGAACCCAGTCCCAAGTCCCAAGGCGCAAGTCCCAAGTCTCAAGCTCCAAGTCCCAAGCCTCAAGCCCCAAGTCCCAAGCCTCAGGATTCGTCCAAGCCCAGGCTGGTGGACAAGGAGGCCCAGAAGGCTTTCAAGCGGCTGGAACGCAAGGCCCAGGAGGCCGAGGTCAAGGTAGGCGAACTGGAAGGGAAAATCGCCGCGCTCACCGCGGAGATGGCCGCCATGGATCCCAACGACTGGCAGGCCTTCACGGCCAGGCTGGATGAGCAGAAAAACCTGGAATCCGAGCTCGCCTACGCCATGAACACCTGGGAGGAAGCCCAGGGCGCCCTGGAGACAGCGAAGAGCTGA
- a CDS encoding sigma-70 family RNA polymerase sigma factor, translated as MSAPRLNEESEDVELVSACRSGGAELSERAFEWLVRRHQKAMLNLAYRVVGDYDEACEVVQDAFVAAYKNLAAFRGEAKFSTWLTTITLNQARNGLVRIKARRSHEAYSLDAARQTDDGELRQEPPSQAPSALEQMEETAMRRKIEACIAELPQDFREVLVLRDLQEHSYEEIGAMLKVREGTVKSRLFRAREGIKDCLKRAMGAP; from the coding sequence ATGAGCGCACCGCGATTGAACGAGGAGTCCGAAGATGTGGAGCTGGTGTCGGCCTGCCGGTCAGGAGGCGCGGAATTGTCCGAACGCGCCTTCGAGTGGCTGGTGCGCCGCCACCAGAAGGCCATGCTGAATCTGGCCTACCGCGTAGTCGGCGACTACGACGAGGCCTGCGAGGTGGTGCAGGATGCCTTTGTGGCCGCCTATAAGAACCTCGCGGCCTTCCGCGGAGAAGCCAAGTTCAGCACCTGGCTGACCACCATCACCCTGAACCAGGCGCGCAACGGCCTGGTGCGGATCAAGGCCCGGCGCAGCCACGAAGCCTATTCCCTGGACGCGGCGCGGCAGACCGATGACGGCGAACTGCGCCAGGAGCCACCTTCCCAGGCCCCTTCGGCCCTGGAGCAGATGGAAGAAACGGCCATGCGGAGAAAAATAGAGGCGTGCATCGCAGAGCTGCCTCAGGATTTCCGCGAAGTCCTGGTATTGAGGGACCTCCAGGAGCATTCCTATGAGGAAATCGGGGCGATGTTGAAGGTGCGGGAAGGCACCGTGAAATCCCGGTTGTTCAGGGCGCGGGAGGGCATCAAGGATTGCCTGAAACGCGCCATGGGGGCCCCATGA
- a CDS encoding N(4)-(beta-N-acetylglucosaminyl)-L-asparaginase — translation MPHSIDRRTFLTTGAAAGIAASLPVKDQPTQAPAVKRAGPQPVVVSSANGNRFKNGGPLTCVAQAFALMEQGSDVLDALIQGVNIVELDPEDDSVGYGGLPNAEGVVQLDSCCMHGPTKRAGGVACIEGVRTPSKVAKAVMEQTDHHLLVGRDAQTFARQLGFTIEADLNTEHSRKLWLEWKRRTDANHWLDPKQQSRLGFEAGLQMVRDGLIDPEHFYGTINCNGVNQKGEISGVTTTSGLAWKIPGRVGDSPVLGAGLYVDGQVGAAGSTGRGEANLYGLCSFLIVELLRRGMKPKDAGMEALRRIQANTVRKPLLNARGLPNFNVSFYILNALGEHAGVSLYASKYAVCDAHGPRTEPTEALFSGKPSE, via the coding sequence ATGCCGCATTCCATCGACCGCCGCACGTTCCTGACCACCGGCGCCGCTGCTGGCATTGCGGCCTCGCTGCCGGTGAAAGACCAACCGACCCAGGCGCCTGCGGTCAAACGCGCAGGTCCCCAGCCCGTGGTCGTCTCCAGCGCCAACGGCAACCGATTCAAGAATGGCGGACCGCTCACCTGCGTGGCCCAGGCCTTTGCATTGATGGAGCAGGGATCGGATGTGTTGGATGCGCTCATCCAGGGCGTCAACATTGTGGAACTGGACCCCGAGGATGACAGCGTGGGCTATGGCGGCCTGCCCAACGCCGAGGGCGTGGTGCAACTGGATTCCTGCTGCATGCATGGGCCGACGAAACGGGCCGGCGGCGTGGCCTGCATCGAGGGCGTCCGCACCCCATCGAAGGTCGCCAAGGCGGTGATGGAGCAGACGGACCACCATCTGCTGGTGGGCCGCGACGCCCAGACCTTCGCCCGCCAGTTGGGCTTCACCATCGAGGCGGACCTCAACACGGAGCATTCCCGCAAGCTGTGGCTGGAGTGGAAACGCCGCACGGACGCCAATCACTGGCTGGATCCGAAACAGCAATCGAGGCTGGGATTCGAAGCGGGCCTGCAGATGGTGCGCGATGGGCTCATCGATCCCGAACACTTCTACGGCACCATCAACTGCAACGGTGTGAATCAAAAAGGGGAGATTTCTGGTGTAACCACCACCAGTGGCTTGGCTTGGAAGATCCCGGGCCGGGTCGGAGACAGTCCGGTCCTGGGCGCGGGCCTCTATGTGGACGGCCAAGTGGGGGCCGCCGGATCCACCGGGAGGGGCGAGGCGAATCTGTATGGCCTCTGTTCCTTCCTCATCGTCGAGCTGCTGCGGCGGGGCATGAAGCCCAAAGACGCGGGGATGGAAGCCCTGCGCCGCATCCAGGCCAATACCGTGCGGAAGCCGCTCCTGAATGCCCGGGGACTTCCCAACTTCAACGTGAGTTTCTACATCCTCAATGCCCTCGGCGAACACGCGGGCGTTTCCTTGTACGCGTCCAAGTACGCAGTTTGCGATGCCCATGGTCCGCGCACAGAGCCCACGGAGGCATTGTTCTCCGGCAAGCCCAGTGAATGA
- a CDS encoding histidine kinase, giving the protein MHPILTSRTRLLAYLLLWVPLGGLLAGLAVMQGWTRLEALALAVPMAVLGAGLYLSPYYLCRVVNVENQSHSNLAIIWGFAAVIDAGLWSGTAWGVARFLGRFDSLHSLPLKITPALPVLWSLGVVLYLATAAFYYLLIALQRAQKAEAEQLQLRMLAQEAELKALRAQLNPHFLFNSLNSISALTTVDPKRAREMCLLLSDFLRKSLGLGERRQVALREELDLVRAYLSIEQIRFGERLKVAWDIAPEAEGALVPTLLLQPLVENAIKHGISALPEGGELRLQALAQQGTVTFTVDNPANPDTPVKPGLGLGLRQVRQRLWGRFPDRCRFESEYKEGRHRVVLAFPLETEP; this is encoded by the coding sequence ATGCATCCGATCCTCACCAGCCGCACCCGCCTTCTGGCCTACCTGCTCCTGTGGGTGCCCTTGGGCGGGCTGCTGGCGGGCCTCGCCGTCATGCAGGGCTGGACCCGGCTCGAAGCCCTGGCCCTGGCCGTGCCCATGGCGGTGCTCGGCGCGGGGCTCTACCTCTCGCCCTATTACTTGTGCAGGGTTGTCAATGTGGAGAACCAGAGCCACAGCAACCTCGCCATCATCTGGGGATTCGCGGCCGTCATCGACGCGGGATTGTGGAGCGGCACAGCCTGGGGCGTGGCCCGGTTCCTGGGGCGCTTTGATTCCCTGCACTCCCTGCCCCTGAAAATCACCCCTGCCCTGCCGGTGCTCTGGTCCCTGGGGGTGGTCCTGTACCTGGCCACCGCCGCCTTCTACTACCTGCTCATCGCCTTGCAGCGCGCCCAGAAGGCCGAGGCGGAGCAGCTCCAGTTGCGGATGCTGGCCCAGGAGGCCGAACTGAAGGCTCTGCGCGCGCAGTTGAATCCCCACTTCCTGTTCAACAGCCTGAACTCCATCAGCGCGCTCACCACGGTGGATCCCAAACGGGCCCGGGAGATGTGCCTGCTGCTCTCGGACTTCTTGAGAAAAAGCCTGGGCCTGGGCGAGCGGCGCCAGGTGGCGCTGCGCGAAGAACTGGATCTGGTGCGGGCCTACCTGTCCATCGAGCAGATCCGTTTCGGCGAGCGCCTGAAAGTGGCCTGGGACATCGCGCCCGAAGCCGAGGGCGCGCTGGTTCCCACCCTGCTGCTGCAGCCCCTGGTGGAAAACGCCATCAAGCACGGCATCTCAGCCCTGCCCGAAGGCGGCGAACTGAGGCTTCAGGCCCTGGCGCAACAGGGCACCGTGACCTTCACTGTGGACAATCCGGCCAATCCGGACACCCCCGTGAAACCCGGCCTGGGCCTCGGCCTTCGGCAGGTGCGCCAACGCCTTTGGGGGCGGTTTCCCGACCGCTGCCGGTTCGAATCGGAGTATAAAGAAGGCCGCCATCGCGTGGTGTTGGCCTTTCCCCTGGAGACGGAGCCATGA
- a CDS encoding type III pantothenate kinase has translation MLLAVDVGNTNIVLGVFDLSKGAKAPLMCSWRLATSRERTADEYGLSTLALFRHQDLEPSQIKHLVISSVVPPLHPVLQSWARTYFDVEPLWIEPGVKTGLKVLIENPSELGADRLVNAVAGIEKYGAPLITVDFGTATTFDVVNDRKEYLGGLIAPGLKISAEALFQRASRLPRIEITEPERLVGRNTVQAMQSGIFYGYVGLVDGILERLLVEHPGATVVATGGLAKVISESSRHIHHVESDLTLEGLRLIWQRNEQLVRRGAKTHP, from the coding sequence CTGCTTCTCGCTGTCGACGTCGGCAACACCAACATCGTTCTGGGGGTCTTCGACCTCTCGAAGGGAGCGAAGGCGCCGCTCATGTGTTCGTGGCGGCTGGCCACCTCGCGGGAGCGCACCGCCGATGAATACGGGCTGTCGACCCTAGCGCTGTTCCGGCACCAGGACCTGGAACCCTCCCAGATCAAGCATCTGGTGATTTCCTCCGTGGTGCCGCCACTCCACCCGGTCCTGCAGAGCTGGGCGCGCACCTACTTCGACGTGGAGCCCCTGTGGATCGAGCCCGGCGTGAAGACGGGCCTTAAAGTCCTGATCGAGAATCCGTCTGAGCTGGGCGCGGACCGTCTGGTGAACGCGGTGGCGGGCATCGAGAAATACGGCGCGCCCCTCATCACGGTGGATTTCGGCACCGCCACGACCTTCGATGTGGTGAACGACCGGAAGGAATACCTGGGCGGACTCATCGCGCCGGGCCTGAAGATCAGCGCGGAAGCTCTGTTTCAGCGGGCCTCGCGGCTGCCGCGCATCGAGATCACCGAGCCCGAGCGGCTTGTGGGGCGCAACACCGTGCAAGCCATGCAGTCGGGCATCTTCTATGGCTACGTGGGCCTGGTGGACGGAATCCTGGAGCGGTTGCTGGTGGAACATCCCGGCGCGACGGTGGTGGCGACGGGCGGCCTCGCGAAAGTCATCTCGGAATCGAGCCGCCACATCCACCATGTGGAATCCGACCTCACCCTTGAAGGCCTGCGCCTGATCTGGCAGCGGAATGAGCAACTGGTGCGCCGCGGCGCCAAAACCCATCCGTGA
- a CDS encoding LysM peptidoglycan-binding domain-containing protein, giving the protein MKRGLGGPSLALLLAAGAPLGSQVPAVLQPTVVKSTVPAAPSEASSVQTTHDPKFAALTGIPRLKALVEAAEAAVKVEGEEDWDTASERCDEAEVLTADWPDGTLTKPEVLALLERLHQVQKQLETEEVEAPAGPEPGLLVTEEVITLSGEDLRAEQEKVKSAEKGAVFDFPIDLNSKVLGLVHTFTTEKRGFIENALSRASQWMPMIRQVFAEEGIPQDLAYLAVIESGFRNEARSRAAAVGMWQFIRSTGRIYGLTGNAWLEERRDPVKATRAAARYLKRLREVSGDWYLALAGYNAGPLTPERAIQALGTRNYWDIYRSRFLRNETKNYVPSLCAAILVGRFPERYGLNVAQLRPYVFETVEIERQTSLTVIARLAGTDVGTLRELNPELLRATTPPGRYTLRVPPTLAAPTARALARLPRQQLLEFRSYVIRRGDTVSTVASRFKVSEDDLLATNDMSRSQFKRGRRIQVPPPSAIPIDGKDLLPREERARILGDQPLPSLPRLPGDAEIKAPAAPASAPAPARPIAAATPSAASRPAQPAVAPSTASTDPRTELPTSSNSASVPRYYQARSGDSLASIAQAFGVPLSELVALNPDAARGLAAGTAIHLPDAPGPRPSRPATAPATAPARPDRTHTVRRRETLFSIASMYGTTAAKLREWNRLRGNRVKVGQRLKVSGP; this is encoded by the coding sequence ATGAAGCGGGGGCTTGGCGGACCCTCCCTGGCGCTCTTGCTGGCGGCAGGCGCACCCCTGGGAAGCCAGGTTCCCGCGGTCCTGCAACCCACCGTGGTCAAGTCGACAGTGCCGGCGGCCCCCTCCGAGGCATCATCCGTTCAAACCACGCACGATCCGAAATTCGCGGCGTTGACCGGCATACCTCGCCTCAAGGCGCTGGTGGAGGCGGCTGAAGCAGCGGTCAAAGTCGAGGGCGAAGAAGATTGGGACACGGCCTCGGAGCGCTGCGACGAGGCCGAGGTCCTGACGGCGGATTGGCCCGACGGAACTCTGACAAAGCCCGAGGTGCTCGCGCTGCTGGAACGGCTTCACCAGGTTCAAAAACAGCTCGAAACCGAGGAAGTGGAAGCCCCCGCCGGGCCTGAACCGGGACTGCTGGTGACCGAAGAAGTCATCACGCTCAGCGGCGAAGACCTGCGGGCCGAGCAGGAAAAAGTGAAGTCGGCCGAGAAGGGCGCCGTATTCGATTTTCCCATCGACCTGAACAGCAAGGTGCTGGGCCTCGTGCACACCTTCACCACTGAAAAGCGCGGGTTCATCGAGAACGCCCTTTCCCGGGCCTCGCAGTGGATGCCCATGATCCGCCAGGTGTTCGCCGAAGAAGGGATCCCCCAGGATCTGGCCTACCTGGCCGTCATCGAATCAGGCTTCCGCAACGAGGCCCGGAGCCGCGCCGCAGCGGTGGGCATGTGGCAATTCATCCGCTCCACGGGCCGCATCTACGGGCTCACGGGCAACGCCTGGCTGGAAGAGCGCCGCGACCCCGTGAAGGCCACCCGCGCCGCGGCCCGATACCTGAAAAGGCTCCGCGAAGTGAGCGGAGACTGGTATCTGGCCCTGGCGGGCTACAACGCCGGCCCCCTCACGCCCGAACGGGCCATCCAGGCCCTGGGCACACGCAATTATTGGGACATCTACCGCTCCCGCTTCCTCCGCAACGAGACGAAAAATTATGTGCCTTCGCTCTGCGCAGCCATCCTCGTGGGCCGTTTCCCGGAGCGCTACGGCCTGAACGTGGCCCAGTTGCGCCCTTACGTTTTTGAGACCGTCGAGATCGAGCGGCAGACCAGCCTCACGGTCATCGCCCGGCTCGCGGGCACCGACGTCGGAACCCTCCGCGAACTGAATCCCGAGCTGCTCCGGGCCACCACTCCGCCCGGCCGCTACACCCTGCGGGTGCCGCCCACCCTGGCCGCGCCCACGGCCCGGGCCCTGGCCCGGCTGCCGCGCCAGCAGCTCCTGGAATTCAGGAGCTATGTCATCCGCCGGGGGGACACGGTTTCCACGGTAGCCTCCCGTTTCAAGGTGAGCGAGGACGATCTGCTCGCCACCAACGATATGAGCAGGTCCCAGTTCAAGCGCGGACGCCGGATCCAGGTGCCCCCGCCCTCGGCGATTCCCATCGACGGCAAGGATCTCCTTCCGCGGGAAGAGCGCGCCAGGATTCTCGGCGACCAGCCCCTGCCTTCGCTTCCGCGCCTTCCCGGGGATGCGGAGATCAAGGCTCCGGCTGCCCCGGCCAGCGCTCCGGCACCGGCCAGGCCCATCGCGGCGGCAACTCCGTCGGCCGCTTCTCGGCCTGCCCAACCCGCCGTCGCACCATCCACTGCGAGCACCGATCCTCGCACGGAACTTCCAACCAGTTCCAACAGCGCCTCGGTGCCTCGCTACTACCAGGCCCGCTCCGGGGATAGCCTGGCGAGCATCGCGCAGGCTTTCGGAGTGCCCTTGTCTGAACTGGTGGCGCTGAATCCCGACGCCGCCCGCGGACTGGCCGCCGGCACCGCCATCCACCTGCCCGACGCGCCTGGTCCGAGGCCATCCAGGCCCGCGACCGCCCCGGCCACGGCGCCCGCCCGTCCAGACCGGACGCACACGGTCCGCCGTCGGGAGACCCTTTTTTCCATCGCCTCCATGTATGGGACCACCGCCGCCAAGCTCCGGGAATGGAACCGACTGCGCGGCAACCGTGTGAAGGTGGGCCAGCGGCTGAAGGTCTCCGGTCCATGA
- a CDS encoding YigZ family protein translates to MRRLTAPALFKLREKASVFLTELHPAADAEARSAVLARLRKRDFDATHHCSAWREGVPVAAYGADDDGEPGGTAGAPMLRVLEGNDLTDVIAVCIRWFGGTKLGTGGLVRAYTESLQGAIAAAEAAGLFEEVRILRIGEIHVSPELAHLPFSVLGAFSEIEIMEQSFEAGESLVRFSMPPGREAALEAAWQERSRGGRIRWA, encoded by the coding sequence ATGCGACGCCTGACGGCCCCGGCCCTGTTCAAACTCCGCGAGAAGGCTTCTGTCTTCCTGACGGAGCTGCACCCTGCGGCCGATGCGGAGGCGCGGAGCGCCGTGCTGGCGAGGCTCCGCAAGCGGGACTTCGATGCGACGCATCATTGCTCCGCCTGGCGGGAAGGCGTGCCGGTGGCGGCCTACGGCGCCGATGACGACGGCGAACCCGGCGGCACCGCGGGCGCGCCCATGCTGCGGGTGCTGGAGGGGAATGACCTGACGGATGTCATCGCCGTCTGCATCCGATGGTTCGGCGGCACCAAACTCGGCACCGGCGGACTGGTGCGGGCCTACACGGAAAGCCTGCAAGGCGCCATCGCTGCGGCCGAGGCCGCAGGCCTGTTCGAGGAGGTCCGGATCCTCCGCATCGGCGAGATCCATGTCAGCCCTGAATTGGCGCACCTGCCCTTCTCGGTGCTGGGCGCCTTTTCAGAAATCGAGATCATGGAGCAATCCTTCGAAGCTGGCGAATCCCTGGTCCGCTTTTCGATGCCCCCCGGCCGCGAAGCCGCCCTGGAGGCCGCCTGGCAGGAACGTAGCCGGGGCGGCCGCATTCGCTGGGCATGA
- the gcvH gene encoding glycine cleavage system protein GcvH, giving the protein MYPADLKYTKDHEWIRVQGNGTALVGITHYAQEALGDVVFVDLPEVGGDLAAGEEFGTVESVKTVSELLAPASGTVTELNSDLADHPEYVNEDPYGKGWMVKLQLAGELPADLLDATAYEALVGSESH; this is encoded by the coding sequence ATGTATCCCGCAGACCTCAAGTACACCAAGGACCACGAGTGGATCAGGGTCCAGGGGAACGGAACCGCGCTGGTGGGCATCACCCACTACGCCCAGGAAGCGTTGGGGGACGTGGTGTTCGTGGATCTGCCGGAAGTGGGTGGCGATCTGGCGGCTGGGGAGGAATTCGGCACCGTGGAATCAGTGAAGACCGTTTCTGAACTCCTGGCGCCAGCCAGCGGAACCGTCACCGAACTGAACAGCGATCTGGCCGACCATCCGGAATATGTGAACGAGGATCCCTACGGCAAAGGCTGGATGGTCAAACTCCAACTTGCGGGGGAGCTCCCCGCGGACCTGCTGGACGCCACCGCCTACGAAGCGCTGGTGGGATCGGAAAGCCACTAG
- a CDS encoding LytTR family transcriptional regulator DNA-binding domain-containing protein, with protein MSKDTFTALIVDDEELARALVREHLEPHPEIRILAECANGFEAVKAATEQKPDLLFLDIQMPKLDGFEVLELLETQPATVFITAFDQHAIKAFEAHAVDYLLKPFSEARFEEALAKAKAKCVAGQPSVPRPAELSASARDKWPLERLVVRDGSKVTFISLDKLDYVQAQDDYVELKTEGRSYLKQQTLSSLENQLDPNRFLRVHRSFLLPLDRLARLEQGLTDSWTAILRDGTKLPVSRSGYAKLKELIG; from the coding sequence ATGAGCAAGGACACCTTCACCGCCCTCATCGTGGACGACGAAGAACTGGCGCGGGCCCTGGTCCGGGAGCATCTGGAACCCCATCCGGAGATCAGGATCCTGGCCGAATGCGCCAATGGCTTCGAAGCCGTGAAAGCCGCCACTGAACAGAAACCCGACCTGCTGTTCCTGGATATCCAGATGCCGAAGCTGGATGGCTTCGAGGTGCTGGAACTCCTGGAAACGCAGCCCGCGACGGTGTTCATCACGGCCTTCGACCAGCATGCCATCAAGGCCTTCGAAGCCCATGCCGTGGACTACCTGCTGAAGCCCTTCAGCGAGGCCCGATTCGAAGAGGCCCTGGCCAAGGCGAAGGCCAAATGCGTCGCCGGCCAGCCCTCCGTGCCCCGTCCCGCGGAGCTCAGCGCCTCCGCCCGGGACAAGTGGCCGCTAGAGCGGCTCGTGGTCCGGGACGGCTCCAAGGTGACGTTCATCTCCCTGGACAAATTGGATTACGTGCAGGCCCAGGACGACTACGTGGAACTCAAGACCGAGGGCCGCAGCTACCTGAAGCAGCAGACCCTGTCGAGCCTGGAGAACCAGCTCGACCCGAACCGCTTCCTGCGGGTCCACCGCTCCTTCCTGCTGCCCCTGGACCGCCTGGCCCGCCTGGAACAGGGCCTCACCGACAGTTGGACCGCCATCCTGCGCGACGGGACGAAACTGCCCGTGAGCCGCAGCGGCTACGCGAAGCTCAAGGAGCTGATCGGGTAA
- a CDS encoding biotin--[acetyl-CoA-carboxylase] ligase, producing MAGSARRPLLIHFAELDSTQAFLRRHPELGHCAVVADAQSEGRGRQGNAWISAPGAGLWMSVALPPPELMPGIVLQRAMAKVAECLQGCGVQLGLKWPNDLVAYHEGRLVKLGGIIGEKAGERLILGLGVNLRSAPRLKGRRIPAASLQELSIAVPDPRALARTILDAWQHLETEAAIPFRWPENGSSIQWEQGQGVALGWEEDGRLKVATAAGIERLSAAEISGLTRSAP from the coding sequence ATGGCCGGTTCTGCGCGGCGGCCGCTGCTCATCCATTTCGCCGAATTGGATTCCACGCAGGCTTTTCTCCGCCGCCATCCTGAACTCGGCCATTGCGCTGTGGTGGCCGATGCGCAATCCGAAGGCCGCGGCCGCCAGGGCAACGCCTGGATCAGCGCGCCGGGGGCCGGCCTGTGGATGTCCGTGGCCCTGCCACCACCGGAATTGATGCCGGGCATCGTGCTGCAACGGGCCATGGCCAAGGTGGCGGAATGCCTGCAAGGCTGCGGCGTGCAGCTAGGGCTCAAATGGCCCAACGATCTCGTGGCCTATCACGAGGGGCGGCTCGTGAAACTTGGTGGCATCATCGGCGAGAAGGCCGGCGAACGGCTGATCCTGGGCCTGGGAGTGAATCTGCGAAGCGCGCCAAGGCTGAAGGGCAGGCGCATACCGGCGGCCAGCCTTCAGGAATTGAGCATCGCGGTTCCAGATCCACGCGCGCTGGCGCGCACCATCCTCGATGCCTGGCAGCACCTCGAAACCGAAGCAGCCATCCCCTTCCGTTGGCCCGAGAACGGATCGTCCATTCAATGGGAACAAGGCCAGGGCGTGGCGTTGGGCTGGGAGGAGGATGGCCGTCTGAAGGTTGCCACTGCGGCTGGAATTGAGCGGCTGAGCGCGGCTGAGATCAGCGGCCTTACCCGATCAGCTCCTTGA